TTATGACATTTTCTGAGTATTTTAGCTATTTCTTTATCCGCGTAGAATATTCCCATGATATCTACCAAAAACAAAATCACATCTGCTTCTTTGATAGCCATGAAAATTTGATTTTTTATTTCTTTTTCAAGTACATTATTTTCTGAAATCGTAAAACTAAAACCACCTGTATCCACCACAGAGAATTTGACTCCATTCCATTCTGAATTTCCAAAAATACGATCTCTTGTGACTCCACTTGTCATATGAACAATAGCTTGTTTTCTTCCTACAAGACGATTAAACAAAGTAGATTTTCCAACATTTGGACGTCCTACTATAGATACGATATAATTCATTTTTATAAATTATTAACAAAGGTAGAATTTTTTCATTAGTTTCATTCCTAGATTCTTAGTCAAAGTGTATATTACTAAGAAAAATAATGCGTATAGATATTGTTAGCGTAATTCCTGAAATTCTTCATAGTCCTTTTTCCAATTCTCTTATTAAAAAAGCAATCAATAAAGGATTGATTGATATTTATGTTCATGATTTACGTCAATATGGTTTAGGGAAGCGTAAAAAAGTGGACGATTATCCTTATGGAGGTGGATCCGGAATGGTTATTAGAATAGAGCCTGTATATCAATGTTTTTCAAAATTGTTATCAGAACGAAATTATGATAAAAAAATTTTTATGACTCCTGATGGAAAGTTATTTTCACAAAAATATGCAAAAACTCTAACTGATAAAAAAAATATCATCATTCTTTGTGGACGTTACAAAGGAATTGATCAGAGAATTAGAGATCACTTGATATCCGAAGAAATATCTATTGGAAACTACGTTTTATCTGGAGGAGAACTAGCAGCTGCTGTTGTAGTAGAATCTGTAGTTCGATTATTACCTGGTGTCATACAAAACCAAGATTCCATTCTTACGGATTCTTTTCAAAAAGAATCTTTATTAATAGCTCCTCCCATTTATACTCGTCCAGTTGTTTATAAAGGATGGGCTGTACCAGAAATTCTTTTATCTGGACATCATAAAAAAATCAAAGACTGGTTTTATCAAAAATCCATGCAACTTAAACGAAAATTGGATTCGTAGAGGATCCTTCAAAAGAAATTTTGCTATAAATTAAACGTTTTATAACTTTGTCAAGTTGATCAAAATCAAATTCTTTGATCACATCTTGCATCAAATTTCTAATTTTTTCATTACATAAATTGCCTATGCTCCCTTCATGAGAATAAAAATTATTTATCAAGGGTTTAAAACATCCATTTTGGATATCTAAACCTACTTTTTGATAAGCTTTTCTAAAAGAATATCCTTCTTCAACAACCAGTTTGTTAACAACTTCTACACTGAACAAGTATTTATACTTCTCTTCCTTAAGAATGTCCTTTCTCACTATAATATGATTCAACATATACTTAAACATAGAAAAACATTTTTTTATTTCTTCAAAAAGAGGAAAAAATCTTTCTTTAATAATTTGAAAATCTCTATGATATCCAGAGCAAAAATTAGAAGTAATCAAAGAAATTTCATTAGGTAATGAAGTAATTCTATTACATTTAGCTCGTATCATCTCAAAAACATCTGGATTTTTCTTATGAGGCATTATGCTAGATCCGGTAGTCAGATGATCAGGAAAACTAATGAAATTGAAATTTTGACTTAAATATAAGCAAATATCTTGTGCCATTTTACTTAAAGTTCTTGCTAAAGAAGCAATAGATTCTGAAACTATTCTTTCCATTTTACCACGTCCCATTTGAGCATATATTACATTGTAATTTAAATTTTCAAATCCCAATAAATCCGTTGTTATTTTTCGATTTAAAGGGAAAGAAGATCCATAACCTGCAGCAGATCCTAAAGGGTTTTTGTTAACAATACGATATGCTGTGCGAATTAATAGCAAATCATCTATTAAACTTTCTGCATATGCAGCAAACCAAAGTCCAAAAGAAGAAGGCATAGCTATTTGATAATGAGTATAACCAGGCATTAATGTATTTTTATGTTGTTCACTTAATTTTAATAACAAATCAAAAAAAGAATAAGTAATCAAAACTATTTCTTTGATTTCTGTGCGAACAAAAAGTTTCAAATCTACCAATATTTGATCATTTCTGGATCTACCACTATGTATTTTTTGACCTACTTCTCCTAAACGATTTGTTAACAAAAACTCTATTTGAGAATGAATATCTTCTATTCCTTCATCTATTCTAAAATTATTCTTTAATATTTCGTGAATATAAATGTAACGCAACTCCTTAATCAAAATTATTAAATCTTTTTGATTTAATAATCCAATACTTTTTAACATAATGATATGAGCTATAGTTCCTATAACATCATGCGGGGCTAAAAGTAAATCTATTTGAGAATCCTTCCCTGATGTAAAATTTTCTATTTCTTTATCAAAACTAAAATTAGTCTTTTTCTCCCAAATTTTCACGCAAAAACATTTTTATTCTATCTTTGATCGAAGATAAAACTATAAATTTTTATGGAAATAATAAAAATTTCTAAATAAAATTCATGGATTATGAGTAAACAAAATACTATAAAAAATTATACAGCAGATAGTATTCAATCTCTTGAGGGAATAGAACATATTCGACTCAGACCTTCTATGTATATTGGAGATGTAGGAATTAGAGGGTTGCATCATTTAGTCTACGAAGTGATAGATAATTCTGTCGATGAAGCCTTAGCAGATTTTTGCAATAAAATATGGGTGACAATTCACAAAAATGAATTTATTACCGTACTTGACAATGGTCGTGGAATTCCAATAGACATTCATAAAAAAGAAGGAAAATCTGCTCTTGAAGTAGTTATGACTAAAATTGGTGCAGGTGGTAAATTTGATAAAAATTCTTATAAAGTTTCGGGAGGATTACACGGGGTAGGAATTTCCTGTGTAAATGCTCTATCTAAAAAACTTATAGTCACAATTTATCGTAACGGAAAAATTTATCAACAAGAGTATTTAAAAGGAAAAGCCCTTTATCCTGTAAAAT
This sequence is a window from Blattabacterium cuenoti. Protein-coding genes within it:
- the trmD gene encoding tRNA (guanosine(37)-N1)-methyltransferase TrmD, which produces MRIDIVSVIPEILHSPFSNSLIKKAINKGLIDIYVHDLRQYGLGKRKKVDDYPYGGGSGMVIRIEPVYQCFSKLLSERNYDKKIFMTPDGKLFSQKYAKTLTDKKNIIILCGRYKGIDQRIRDHLISEEISIGNYVLSGGELAAAVVVESVVRLLPGVIQNQDSILTDSFQKESLLIAPPIYTRPVVYKGWAVPEILLSGHHKKIKDWFYQKSMQLKRKLDS
- the argH gene encoding argininosuccinate lyase, whose product is MKIWEKKTNFSFDKEIENFTSGKDSQIDLLLAPHDVIGTIAHIIMLKSIGLLNQKDLIILIKELRYIYIHEILKNNFRIDEGIEDIHSQIEFLLTNRLGEVGQKIHSGRSRNDQILVDLKLFVRTEIKEIVLITYSFFDLLLKLSEQHKNTLMPGYTHYQIAMPSSFGLWFAAYAESLIDDLLLIRTAYRIVNKNPLGSAAGYGSSFPLNRKITTDLLGFENLNYNVIYAQMGRGKMERIVSESIASLARTLSKMAQDICLYLSQNFNFISFPDHLTTGSSIMPHKKNPDVFEMIRAKCNRITSLPNEISLITSNFCSGYHRDFQIIKERFFPLFEEIKKCFSMFKYMLNHIIVRKDILKEEKYKYLFSVEVVNKLVVEEGYSFRKAYQKVGLDIQNGCFKPLINNFYSHEGSIGNLCNEKIRNLMQDVIKEFDFDQLDKVIKRLIYSKISFEGSSTNPIFV